In Heterodontus francisci isolate sHetFra1 chromosome 48, sHetFra1.hap1, whole genome shotgun sequence, a single window of DNA contains:
- the LOC137357328 gene encoding solute carrier family 35 member G3-like, whose amino-acid sequence MKAVPPNSLGLLTQMQLTAGKNEEQRNTPDEDGLEDGKKKLSLQPEAGEKGPEKVWWKCCPSDSVKGLLVALFGGGVPAGFVAPFTRIAYEASQVPSLEILLFRCLLHLALGFYIKFRGASLFGPREAWRSIFIHAIINVVSIACAYSSFMVIPAGNAATVRKGTSTLCSAVMSLVIHSYHLSIFDWIGLLGSMVGLGLIVVPDLMSLDKNSRLSDIFGYILAMLGGLALAMALMIFRTLTHPSKLLTAAFTFGVVGSLLCAPLMSLLQTPTFPVDPLTWCCVTGITILALVSFFCANYAVTMTHPALVCAFLHSEVVVTMMIQYFVLREPVTPFGISGASVIICSIVVITAQSIVHNGEKSSERK is encoded by the coding sequence GTGCCACCTAATAGTCTTGGGCTCCTCACTCAGATGCAGCTGACGGCGGGTAAGAATGAGGAACAGAGAAACACACCTGACGAGGACGGGCTGGAAGACGGGAAGAAGAAGCTAAGCCTTCAGCCGGAGGCCGGAGAGAAGGGGCCGGAGAAGGTCTGGTGGAAATGCTGCCCGTCTGACAGCGTGAAGGGTCTCCTGGTGGCCCTGTTTGGGGGGGGTGTGCCAGCTGGTTTTGTGGCCCCGTTCACCAGGATCGCCTACGAAGCCTCCCAAGTCCCTTCCCTGGAAATCCTGCTCTTCCGGTGTCTCCTCCACTTGGCCCTGGGCTTCTACATCAAGTTTCGGGGAGCCTCGCTGTTTGGGCCCAGGGAGGCCTGGAGGTCTATTTTCATCCATGCCATCATCAATGTCGTGTCCATCGCCTGCGCCTACAGCTCTTTCATGGTCATCCCAGCTGGAAACGCGGCCACCGTCCGCAAGGGGACGTCCACCCTCTGCTCCGCCGTTATGTCCTTGGTCATTCATAGTTACCACCTTAGTATCTTCGACTGGATAGGCCTCTTGGGCAGCATGGTGGGCCTGGGCCTCATTGTAGTGCCAGACCTGATGAGCCTGGACAAGAACTCCCGCCTCTCGGACATTTTCGGCTACATCCTGGCCATGCTGGGCGGTCTGGCTTTGGCCATGGCCCTCATGATCTTCCGCACCCTCACCCACCCGTCTAAACTCCTGACGGCAGCCTTCACCTTCGGGGTGGTGGGCAGTCTGCTCTGCGCCCCACTCATGTCCCTGCTGCAGACACCCACCTTTCCGGTCGACCCGCTGACCTGGTGCTGTGTAACTGGCATCACCATCCTGGCCCTGGTCTCCTTCTTCTGTGCCAACTACGCGGTCACCATGACGCACCCAGCTCTGGTGTGTGCCTTCCTGCACTCTGAGGTTGTTGTGACGATGATGATCCAGTACTTTGTCCTGCGTGAGCCTGTCACGCCTTTCGGTATCAGCGGAGCCAGTGTGATCATTTGTAGCATTGTGGTAATCACCGCCCAGAGTATCGTCCACAACGGAGAGAAGTCAAGTGAAAGGAAATAA